A region from the Paraburkholderia youngii genome encodes:
- a CDS encoding pirin family protein produces MTTSRTIERTFPSVRTVEGGGFVVHRPFPTRLLMDFDPFLLLDEMGPVDYAPGEAIGAPDHPHRGFETVTYVLEGQFGHKDSAGHSGTLHAGDVQWMTAGAGVVHSEMPDPEFTRTGGRVHGLQLWVNLPRRDKMIAPRYQEIPSARIPVATSEDGRVRVKVVAGEALGIKAAIETRTPILYQHFSLQSGATIRQPVPADYRVFAYGLSGKGVYGEGDARADIDARTMVVFANDGDTVTITAGDEPLEVLLLGGVPLKEPVVRYGPFVMNTEDEIRQAVVDYQAGRMGAITH; encoded by the coding sequence ATGACTACGTCACGTACGATCGAACGCACGTTTCCGTCGGTTCGCACGGTGGAAGGCGGCGGATTCGTCGTTCATCGACCGTTTCCGACGCGTCTCCTGATGGACTTCGATCCGTTCCTGCTGCTCGACGAAATGGGGCCGGTCGACTATGCGCCGGGCGAGGCCATCGGCGCGCCCGATCATCCGCATCGCGGCTTCGAGACGGTCACCTACGTGCTCGAGGGCCAGTTCGGCCACAAGGACTCGGCGGGTCATTCGGGCACGCTGCACGCCGGCGACGTCCAGTGGATGACCGCGGGCGCGGGCGTCGTGCATAGCGAAATGCCCGACCCGGAATTCACGCGCACTGGCGGGCGCGTGCACGGCCTGCAGTTATGGGTGAACCTGCCGCGTCGCGACAAGATGATCGCGCCGCGCTACCAGGAGATCCCGTCGGCACGCATCCCAGTCGCGACGTCCGAAGACGGCCGGGTGCGCGTCAAGGTCGTCGCGGGCGAGGCGCTCGGCATCAAGGCCGCGATCGAAACGCGTACGCCGATCCTGTATCAGCATTTCTCTCTGCAGTCGGGCGCGACGATCCGCCAACCGGTGCCGGCCGACTATCGCGTGTTCGCGTATGGGCTGTCCGGCAAGGGCGTGTATGGCGAAGGCGACGCGCGCGCCGACATCGACGCGCGCACGATGGTCGTGTTCGCCAACGACGGCGACACGGTGACCATCACGGCCGGCGACGAACCGCTCGAAGTGCTGCTGCTCGGCGGCGTACCGCTGAAGGAGCCGGTGGTGCGCTATGGCCCGTTCGTGATGAATACCGAGGACGAGATCCGTCAGGCGGTGGTCGACTATCAGGCCGGGCGGATGGGCGCGATCACGCATTGA
- a CDS encoding OsmC family protein translates to MAEPTVTAHIGSTNFQVVFDDGKHTWIADEPESLGGGDRGPTPVSLLLSSLGACTSITLKMYAQRKGWPLASVRVKLSMETGDAGSTIDRQIMLDGELSDEQRERLLQIANACPVHKILTHTISIRSALAVA, encoded by the coding sequence ATGGCAGAGCCCACCGTCACCGCCCACATCGGTTCGACGAATTTCCAGGTCGTGTTCGACGACGGCAAGCACACATGGATTGCCGACGAACCCGAATCGCTAGGCGGCGGCGACCGCGGCCCGACACCGGTCTCGCTGCTGCTGTCGAGCCTCGGCGCGTGCACGTCGATCACGCTGAAGATGTACGCGCAGCGCAAAGGCTGGCCGCTCGCGAGCGTACGGGTCAAACTGTCGATGGAAACCGGCGACGCGGGCTCGACGATCGACCGTCAGATCATGCTCGATGGCGAACTGTCCGACGAGCAGCGGGAACGGCTTTTGCAAATTGCCAATGCATGCCCGGTGCACAAGATCCTCACGCACACGATCTCGATCCGCTCCGCGCTCGCCGTCGCTTAA
- the hemP gene encoding hemin uptake protein HemP produces the protein MTDMTRSTTLSLRRSAAALTSRTKPSTTTAQAAKPTAERTAGQGETAERVVRSDALLQGHSHISIVHNGETYQLRATRLGKLILTK, from the coding sequence ATGACCGATATGACTCGCTCCACCACGCTCAGCCTGCGCCGCTCGGCGGCCGCGCTAACCAGCCGCACGAAGCCGTCGACGACGACCGCGCAAGCGGCGAAGCCCACCGCGGAACGCACCGCCGGCCAAGGCGAGACGGCGGAACGGGTCGTGCGCAGCGACGCGCTGCTGCAAGGCCATAGTCACATCAGCATCGTGCACAACGGCGAGACGTACCAGTTACGTGCGACGCGCCTCGGCAAGCTGATCCTGACGAAGTAG
- a CDS encoding SRPBCC family protein yields the protein MNFEHLIQINDPLNPLVESMTREQLWEGLVLRAEQPQLFVMGLDSCTILSRDGNVLERELHYGQATVRDRVTLQESDSVRYDILPTAEHVGGSLTMTIEQPDELQLFLRFEYATTLPVSTTDQDAVRTQEIVKSAYRENDIDTVRLIRQYVATKQEPGPLH from the coding sequence TTGAATTTCGAACACCTCATTCAGATCAACGATCCGTTGAATCCCCTCGTCGAATCGATGACCCGCGAGCAGCTGTGGGAAGGTCTCGTGTTGCGCGCCGAGCAGCCGCAACTGTTCGTGATGGGTCTCGACAGCTGCACGATCCTGTCGCGCGACGGCAATGTGCTCGAGCGTGAGTTGCACTACGGCCAGGCCACCGTGCGGGATCGCGTCACGCTGCAGGAAAGCGACAGCGTGCGCTACGACATCCTGCCGACCGCCGAACACGTTGGCGGCTCACTGACGATGACGATCGAGCAACCCGACGAACTGCAGTTGTTCCTGCGCTTCGAGTACGCGACCACGCTGCCTGTCTCGACGACCGATCAGGACGCCGTGCGGACGCAGGAGATCGTCAAGTCCGCGTATCGCGAGAACGATATCGACACGGTGAGACTGATCCGCCAGTACGTCGCGACCAAACAGGAACCGGGACCGTTGCACTGA
- a CDS encoding 3-hydroxybutyrate dehydrogenase, translated as MSSLNSNLNGKVAVVTGAASGIGKQIALTLSAAGAAVAIADLNQEGANAVAEEIRKGGGKAIGVAMDVTSEDAVNQGIDKVAEEFGSIDILVSNAGIQIVNPIENYSFSDWKKMQAIHVDGAFLTTKAALKHMYKDNRGGVVIYMGSVHSHLASPLKSAYVTAKHALLGLSRVLAKEGAAHNVRSHVVCPGFVRTPLVDKQIPEQAKEFGISEEEVIKRVMLGGTVDGIFTTVEDVAQTVLFLSTFPSAALTGQSFVVSHGWYMH; from the coding sequence ATGTCGTCTCTGAACTCGAATCTGAACGGCAAGGTCGCCGTCGTCACTGGCGCCGCGAGTGGCATCGGCAAACAGATCGCGTTGACTCTGTCGGCCGCAGGTGCGGCGGTCGCGATCGCCGACCTGAACCAGGAGGGCGCGAACGCCGTTGCTGAAGAAATCAGAAAGGGCGGCGGTAAGGCAATCGGCGTGGCAATGGACGTGACGAGCGAAGACGCCGTCAACCAGGGTATCGACAAGGTCGCCGAGGAATTCGGCTCGATCGACATTCTCGTTTCCAACGCCGGCATCCAGATCGTCAATCCGATCGAAAACTATTCGTTCTCGGACTGGAAAAAGATGCAGGCCATTCACGTGGACGGCGCGTTCCTGACCACCAAGGCCGCGCTCAAGCACATGTACAAGGACAATCGCGGCGGTGTCGTGATCTACATGGGCTCGGTCCACTCGCATCTCGCCTCGCCGCTGAAGTCGGCGTACGTGACCGCGAAGCACGCTCTGCTGGGTCTGTCGCGCGTGCTCGCCAAGGAGGGCGCTGCGCATAACGTGCGTTCGCACGTCGTGTGTCCGGGCTTCGTGCGCACGCCGCTCGTCGACAAGCAGATTCCCGAGCAGGCGAAGGAATTCGGTATCAGCGAAGAGGAAGTGATCAAGCGCGTGATGCTGGGCGGTACCGTCGACGGTATCTTCACGACGGTCGAAGACGTCGCGCAGACCGTGCTGTTCCTGTCGACCTTCCCGAGCGCGGCGCTGACCGGCCAGTCGTTCGTCGTGAGCCACGGCTGGTATATGCACTAA
- a CDS encoding 4Fe-4S binding protein yields MSAVMASRPGRLAAVGQWMQRHGAVIRGIQWVVVAVYAFLIIAPALMPLPDDTAHLWSNLTLAAQFVFWGIWWPFVLLSMVMLGRVWCGVLCPEGALAEFASKYGRGRAIPHWMRWGGWPFVAFGITTIYGQMVSVYQYPKAVLLVLGGSTFAAIVIGLLYGREKRVWCKYLCPVNGVFSLLARLAPFHYKVDEDAWRRSYTNGEHGHRVIPINCAPLVPLRNMKGAADCHMCGRCSGHRDAIELTWRKPSTEVVQLGDKKANPWDTALILYGLLGIAIGAFHWTASRWFIDLKMFAASWLVDHDITWPLETNAPWFLFTHYPDQNDVFSWLDGSLLIGYILATALVYGTALLLLLTGATRMLGRFNATRLHHLTQGLIPIAGAGVFLGLSATTLSLLRAEHVSLWWASDLRIAILVIASAWSAWLAWLVTRRYSERFVQRALAMLWFVAALAVVNSAWWLMFWGWASK; encoded by the coding sequence ATGAGCGCCGTGATGGCTTCGCGGCCGGGCCGCCTCGCGGCGGTCGGCCAGTGGATGCAGCGCCATGGCGCGGTGATTCGTGGCATCCAATGGGTCGTGGTCGCGGTGTACGCGTTCCTGATCATCGCGCCCGCGCTGATGCCGCTGCCGGACGATACCGCGCATCTGTGGAGCAACCTGACGCTCGCCGCGCAGTTCGTGTTCTGGGGCATCTGGTGGCCGTTCGTGCTGCTGTCGATGGTGATGCTCGGCCGCGTCTGGTGCGGCGTGCTGTGCCCGGAGGGCGCGCTCGCCGAGTTCGCGAGCAAGTACGGCCGCGGCCGCGCGATTCCGCACTGGATGCGCTGGGGCGGCTGGCCCTTCGTTGCGTTCGGCATCACGACGATCTACGGCCAGATGGTGAGCGTCTACCAGTATCCGAAAGCGGTGCTGCTGGTGCTCGGCGGCTCGACTTTCGCGGCCATCGTGATCGGTCTGCTGTACGGACGCGAGAAGCGCGTCTGGTGCAAATACCTGTGCCCCGTCAACGGGGTTTTTTCGCTTCTGGCGCGCCTCGCGCCGTTTCACTACAAGGTCGACGAAGACGCGTGGCGCCGTTCGTACACCAACGGCGAGCATGGGCACCGGGTGATTCCGATCAACTGCGCGCCGCTCGTGCCATTGCGCAACATGAAGGGCGCGGCCGACTGCCATATGTGCGGCCGCTGCAGCGGACACCGTGATGCGATCGAGCTGACGTGGCGCAAGCCGTCGACGGAAGTCGTGCAGTTGGGCGACAAAAAGGCGAATCCGTGGGACACCGCGCTGATCCTGTACGGCCTGCTCGGCATCGCGATCGGTGCGTTCCACTGGACCGCGTCGCGCTGGTTCATCGACCTGAAGATGTTCGCGGCGAGCTGGCTCGTCGATCACGACATCACGTGGCCGCTCGAGACCAATGCCCCGTGGTTCCTGTTCACGCATTACCCCGACCAGAACGACGTGTTCTCGTGGCTCGACGGCTCGCTGCTGATCGGCTACATCCTCGCGACGGCGCTCGTCTATGGCACCGCGCTGCTGCTGTTGCTGACGGGCGCCACGCGCATGCTCGGGCGCTTCAACGCAACGCGGTTGCATCACTTGACGCAGGGGCTGATTCCGATTGCGGGCGCGGGTGTGTTCCTCGGTTTGTCGGCGACGACGCTGTCGCTGCTGCGCGCCGAGCACGTGTCACTGTGGTGGGCGTCGGATCTGCGCATCGCGATCCTCGTGATTGCCAGCGCGTGGAGCGCATGGCTCGCGTGGCTCGTCACGCGTCGCTATAGCGAGCGCTTCGTGCAGCGCGCGCTGGCGATGCTGTGGTTCGTCGCGGCGCTGGCGGTCGTCAATAGCGCGTGGTGGCTGATGTTCTGGGGCTGGGCGTCGAAGTAA
- the uvrB gene encoding excinuclease ABC subunit UvrB, whose translation MSEHHLTEADDTLDESKFITFDGSPFKLYQPYPPAGDQPTAIETLVEGVGDGLAFQTLLGVTGSGKTFTMANTIARLGRPAIVFAPNKTLAAQLYSEFREFFPRNAVEYFVSYYDYYQPEAYVPQRDLFIEKDSSINEHIEQMRLSATKSLMERRDVVIVATVSAIYGIGNPSEYHQMILTLRTGDRLGQRDVIARLIAMQYSRNEADFQRGSFRVRGDTIDIFPAEHAEMAVRVELFDDEVETLQLFDPLTGRVRQKIPRFTVYPSSHYVTPRDTVLRAVETIKAELRERLEFFYSEGKLVEAQRLEQRTRFDLEMLQELGFCKGIENYSRHFSGAAPGEPPPTLVDYLPPDAIMMLDESHVLIGQLNGMYNGDRARKENLVDYGFRLPSALDNRPLKFNEFERKMRQVVFVSATPADYEKKTSGQVAEQLVRPTGLVDPEIEVRPARSQVDDVLSEINERIKAGDRVLVTTLTKRMAEQLTEFLADHGIKVRYLHSDIDTVERVEIIRDLRLGAFDVLVGINLLREGLDIPEVSLVAILDADKEGFLRAERSLIQTIGRAARNVNGKAILYADNITDSMRRAIDETERRRAKQIAFNAAHGITPRGVVKRIRDIIDGVYNVDEARAELKEQQTRAKFEDMSEKQLAKEIKRLEKQMMEHAKNLEFEKAAQTRDQLALLRQRVFGANVGDHVSGVD comes from the coding sequence ATGTCCGAACACCATCTGACTGAAGCCGACGATACGCTCGACGAATCCAAATTCATCACGTTCGACGGTTCGCCGTTCAAGCTCTACCAGCCGTATCCGCCCGCCGGCGACCAGCCCACGGCCATCGAGACGCTCGTCGAAGGCGTCGGCGATGGTCTCGCGTTCCAGACGCTGCTCGGCGTGACCGGCTCCGGCAAGACCTTCACGATGGCCAACACGATCGCGCGCCTCGGCCGCCCGGCGATCGTGTTCGCGCCGAACAAGACGCTCGCCGCGCAGCTGTACTCGGAGTTCCGCGAGTTCTTTCCGCGCAACGCGGTCGAATACTTCGTCTCGTACTACGACTACTACCAGCCGGAAGCGTACGTGCCGCAGCGCGATCTGTTCATCGAGAAAGACTCGTCGATCAACGAGCATATCGAGCAGATGCGGCTTTCGGCGACCAAGAGCCTGATGGAGCGGCGCGACGTGGTGATCGTCGCGACGGTGTCGGCGATTTACGGTATCGGCAATCCGTCCGAATACCACCAGATGATCCTCACGCTGCGCACCGGCGACCGGCTCGGCCAGCGCGATGTCATCGCGCGGCTGATCGCGATGCAGTACAGCCGCAACGAAGCCGACTTCCAGCGCGGCTCGTTCCGCGTGCGCGGCGATACGATCGATATCTTCCCGGCCGAGCACGCCGAGATGGCGGTGCGCGTCGAGCTGTTCGACGACGAAGTCGAAACGCTGCAGCTGTTCGATCCGCTCACCGGTCGGGTGCGGCAGAAGATTCCGCGCTTTACCGTGTATCCGTCGTCGCACTACGTGACGCCGCGCGACACCGTGCTGCGCGCGGTCGAAACGATCAAGGCCGAACTGCGCGAGCGGCTCGAGTTCTTCTATAGCGAAGGCAAGCTCGTCGAGGCGCAGCGGCTCGAGCAGCGCACCCGCTTCGACCTTGAAATGCTGCAGGAGCTCGGATTCTGCAAGGGCATCGAGAACTATTCGCGGCATTTCTCGGGCGCGGCGCCGGGCGAGCCGCCGCCGACGCTCGTCGACTACCTGCCACCCGACGCGATCATGATGCTCGACGAATCGCACGTGCTGATCGGCCAGCTGAACGGCATGTACAACGGCGACCGCGCGCGCAAGGAAAACCTCGTCGACTACGGTTTCCGGCTACCGTCGGCGCTCGACAACCGGCCGCTCAAGTTCAACGAGTTCGAGCGCAAGATGCGCCAGGTCGTGTTCGTGTCGGCGACGCCGGCCGACTACGAAAAGAAGACCTCAGGGCAGGTCGCCGAACAGCTGGTGCGCCCGACCGGCCTCGTCGATCCCGAAATCGAGGTGCGGCCGGCGCGCAGCCAGGTCGACGACGTGCTCAGCGAAATCAACGAGCGCATCAAGGCCGGCGATCGGGTGCTCGTCACGACACTGACCAAGCGGATGGCCGAGCAGCTCACCGAGTTTCTGGCCGACCACGGCATCAAGGTGCGCTATCTGCACAGCGACATCGACACGGTCGAGCGCGTCGAAATCATCCGCGATCTGCGTCTCGGCGCGTTCGACGTGCTGGTCGGCATCAACCTGCTGCGCGAGGGGCTCGATATTCCCGAGGTGTCGCTGGTCGCGATTCTGGACGCGGACAAGGAAGGCTTCCTGCGCGCGGAGCGTTCGCTGATCCAGACCATCGGCCGGGCGGCGCGTAACGTGAACGGCAAGGCGATCCTCTACGCGGACAACATCACCGACTCGATGCGTCGCGCGATCGACGAAACCGAGCGGCGCCGGGCCAAGCAGATCGCGTTCAACGCCGCGCACGGCATTACGCCGCGTGGGGTCGTGAAACGGATTCGCGACATCATCGACGGCGTGTACAACGTCGACGAAGCGCGCGCCGAGTTGAAGGAGCAGCAGACCCGCGCGAAGTTCGAGGACATGTCCGAGAAGCAACTCGCCAAGGAAATCAAGCGCCTCGAAAAGCAGATGATGGAGCACGCGAAGAATCTCGAATTCGAGAAAGCCGCGCAGACCCGCGACCAGCTGGCGCTGCTGCGTCAGCGCGTGTTCGGCGCGAATGTCGGCGATCACGTGTCGGGCGTCGACTAA
- a CDS encoding DUF3734 domain-containing protein: MAQRNLKRARVGVSGDGEGAGPAIAARSRRHLRLPSYETVALMLQGGGALGAYQAGVFQGLYEAGIEPNWIAGISIGALNTAIIAGNAPERRVERLLQFWETICQPAFGPPLPAPVEHVLFNSSEAVRKAFTAAQAMSAIVEGQKGFFVPRFPPPLPTVSGSPQLASYYDTTPLKATLESLCDFDRINSGEIRVSVGAVNCGTGNFAYFDNTRTTLRPEHFIASGALPPGFAAVEIDGQFYWDGGLMSNTPLYEVLQTTPRRDTLAFQVDLWSAIGPVPDNITDVQGRMKDIQYSSRTRLVTDMLQRSQRFRHVLREVLDRVPEEQRDDPWCKLAEDLSCSKRYNVIHLIYRHKEYEGHYKDFQFGLSTMREHWRSGLEDIVRSLEQPDWLDMPQNDAGFVTHDIHRDSR; this comes from the coding sequence ATGGCGCAACGCAATCTGAAGCGGGCGCGCGTGGGCGTGTCCGGCGACGGGGAGGGTGCGGGTCCGGCGATTGCCGCCCGCTCGCGCCGGCACCTCCGGTTGCCCAGCTACGAAACCGTCGCGCTGATGCTGCAAGGCGGCGGCGCGCTCGGCGCCTATCAGGCCGGCGTCTTTCAGGGGCTTTACGAAGCCGGCATCGAACCGAACTGGATCGCGGGAATTTCGATCGGCGCGCTGAATACGGCGATCATTGCGGGCAATGCGCCGGAACGACGCGTCGAGCGTCTGCTGCAATTCTGGGAGACGATCTGCCAGCCGGCGTTCGGACCGCCGTTGCCGGCTCCGGTCGAACACGTGCTGTTCAATTCGAGCGAAGCGGTGCGCAAGGCATTTACGGCAGCGCAGGCGATGAGCGCGATCGTCGAAGGGCAAAAGGGCTTTTTCGTGCCGCGTTTTCCGCCGCCGTTGCCGACAGTGTCCGGCTCGCCGCAATTGGCGAGCTACTACGACACCACGCCGCTGAAGGCCACGCTCGAGTCGCTGTGCGATTTCGATCGGATCAATTCCGGGGAAATACGCGTGTCGGTGGGCGCGGTGAATTGCGGCACGGGCAACTTCGCGTACTTCGACAATACGCGCACCACGCTCAGGCCCGAGCATTTCATAGCGTCGGGCGCGTTGCCGCCGGGGTTCGCGGCCGTCGAGATAGACGGTCAGTTCTACTGGGACGGCGGCCTGATGTCGAATACGCCGCTCTACGAGGTGCTCCAGACCACACCGCGTCGCGATACGCTCGCGTTTCAGGTCGATTTATGGAGCGCGATCGGGCCGGTGCCGGACAACATCACCGACGTGCAGGGGCGCATGAAAGACATCCAGTATTCGAGCCGTACGCGTCTCGTGACCGACATGCTGCAGCGTTCGCAGCGTTTCCGTCACGTACTGCGCGAGGTGCTGGACCGTGTGCCCGAAGAGCAACGCGACGATCCGTGGTGCAAGCTGGCCGAAGATCTGTCGTGCTCGAAGCGCTACAACGTGATTCACCTGATCTACCGGCACAAGGAATACGAAGGACACTACAAGGACTTTCAATTCGGTCTGTCGACGATGCGCGAGCATTGGCGAAGCGGTCTCGAAGATATTGTCCGTTCGCTCGAACAGCCCGACTGGCTCGATATGCCGCAGAACGATGCCGGGTTCGTCACGCACGATATTCATCGGGACTCGCGCTGA
- a CDS encoding FTR1 family iron permease: MGQILFIVWRESVEALLVVGILYAWLKNGDDDARRGLPYLWGGLAAGVIAAVALGAALVGFTEVLSGDAQDYFQTAMVLIACVLIVQMVLWMKQHGRTLKRDMEQSLQKSKRDSNWWGVALLVALAIAREGSETVIFLYGLGFGQSGHVDGSQMLAVAIGLALAFLTFYVLQLGGKIISWRVFFRVTEIMLLFLGAGLFQTGIDKLIDKEILPTLVDQLWNSSAILDDSSTFGSLVATLTGYRAHPALMNLLAYAVYWAVVYLLVRRATRKPAQQTAGRAA; this comes from the coding sequence ATGGGTCAGATTCTGTTCATCGTGTGGCGGGAAAGTGTCGAGGCGCTGCTGGTCGTCGGCATCCTGTACGCGTGGTTGAAAAATGGCGACGACGACGCGCGCCGCGGCCTGCCGTACCTGTGGGGCGGCCTGGCGGCCGGCGTGATCGCGGCGGTAGCGCTCGGCGCGGCGCTGGTCGGCTTCACCGAGGTGCTCTCCGGTGACGCGCAGGATTACTTCCAGACCGCGATGGTGCTCATCGCCTGCGTGCTGATCGTGCAGATGGTGCTGTGGATGAAGCAGCACGGCCGCACGCTGAAGCGCGACATGGAACAGTCGCTGCAAAAGAGCAAGCGCGATTCGAACTGGTGGGGTGTCGCGCTGCTGGTCGCGCTGGCGATCGCGCGCGAAGGCAGCGAAACGGTCATCTTCCTGTACGGCCTCGGCTTCGGCCAGTCGGGTCATGTCGACGGCAGCCAGATGCTCGCTGTCGCGATCGGTCTCGCGCTCGCATTCCTGACCTTCTACGTGTTGCAGCTCGGCGGCAAGATCATCTCGTGGCGGGTCTTTTTCCGCGTCACCGAAATCATGCTGCTGTTCCTCGGCGCGGGGCTGTTCCAGACCGGCATCGACAAGCTGATCGACAAGGAAATCCTGCCGACGCTCGTCGACCAGCTGTGGAATTCGTCGGCGATCCTCGATGATTCGAGCACCTTCGGTTCGCTCGTCGCGACGCTGACCGGCTACCGTGCGCATCCGGCACTGATGAATCTGCTTGCCTATGCCGTCTACTGGGCGGTCGTTTATCTGCTGGTGCGCCGCGCCACTCGCAAGCCCGCGCAGCAAACAGCAGGGCGCGCGGCATGA
- a CDS encoding cupredoxin domain-containing protein produces MGINRKITMLAATFCLAATAHAADLPTFKLEMNDGKLNPARIEVPAGQRIKIEVRNTGKGAAEFESVQLRKEKVLAPGADSFVVIAPLEPGEYKFFDDFHQQAQGVIVAK; encoded by the coding sequence ATGGGAATCAACCGAAAGATCACGATGCTTGCCGCCACGTTTTGCCTGGCGGCCACGGCTCACGCAGCCGACCTGCCGACCTTCAAGCTCGAAATGAACGACGGCAAGCTGAACCCTGCCCGCATCGAAGTGCCGGCGGGGCAGCGTATCAAAATCGAAGTGCGTAACACCGGCAAGGGCGCGGCGGAATTCGAAAGCGTGCAATTGCGTAAAGAGAAGGTGCTGGCGCCGGGCGCCGATTCGTTCGTCGTGATCGCCCCGCTGGAGCCGGGCGAATACAAGTTTTTCGACGACTTTCATCAGCAGGCGCAGGGCGTGATCGTCGCGAAGTAA
- a CDS encoding iron transporter, with product MRISSFVQGGAATVAAVAALSASAAEYPIGKQQIQGGMEIGVVYLQPITMEPEGMMRKASDSDIHLESDIHAVKNNPTGFAEGDWMPYLQVRYELTKAGSNQPLKGDLMAMVANDGPHYGDNVKLQGPGKYHLKLIVEPPMQMGHMAFGRHVDKETGVGPWFKPITLEYDFTFAGIGKKGGY from the coding sequence ATGCGGATTTCTTCCTTTGTGCAGGGTGGCGCGGCAACGGTAGCCGCAGTCGCGGCGCTGTCGGCCTCGGCCGCCGAATATCCGATCGGCAAGCAGCAGATCCAGGGTGGCATGGAAATCGGCGTGGTCTACCTGCAGCCGATCACGATGGAGCCCGAAGGCATGATGCGCAAGGCGTCGGATTCGGACATCCATCTCGAGTCCGACATTCACGCGGTCAAGAACAATCCGACCGGTTTCGCCGAAGGCGACTGGATGCCTTATCTGCAGGTGCGCTACGAACTGACGAAGGCCGGCTCGAACCAGCCGTTGAAGGGCGACCTGATGGCGATGGTCGCGAACGACGGTCCGCACTACGGCGACAACGTCAAGCTGCAAGGCCCGGGCAAGTATCACCTGAAGCTGATCGTGGAACCGCCGATGCAGATGGGCCACATGGCGTTCGGCCGCCACGTCGACAAGGAAACCGGCGTGGGTCCGTGGTTCAAGCCCATCACGCTCGAATATGACTTCACCTTCGCTGGCATCGGCAAGAAGGGCGGTTACTGA
- a CDS encoding amino acid aminotransferase, with protein MSLFSAVELAPRDPILGLNEAFNADTRATKVNLGVGVYFNEEGKIPLLRAVREAEKARVDAALPRGYLPIEGIAAYDAAVQKLLLGNDSPLIAAGRVVTAQALGGTGALKIGADFLKRVNPNSKVAISDPSWENHRALFEGAGFVVESYPYYDAQTHGVNFDGMLSALNSYAAGTIVVLHACCHNPTGVDLSVEQWKQVVEVVKARNLVPFLDIAYQGFGDNIEADAAAVRLFAAQELNVFVSSSFSKSFSLYGERVGALSIITSSKEEAARVLSQLKRVIRTNYSNPPTHGGSVVAAVLASPELRATWESELGEMRDRIRAMRNGLVERLKASGVDRDFSFVNAQRGMFSYSGLTAAQVDRLREEFGIYAVSTGRICVAALNTRNLDVVANAIAHVLK; from the coding sequence ATGTCTCTGTTCTCCGCCGTCGAACTAGCTCCCCGCGACCCGATTCTGGGCCTGAACGAAGCTTTCAACGCCGATACGCGCGCCACCAAGGTCAACCTCGGCGTTGGTGTCTACTTCAATGAAGAAGGCAAGATTCCGCTGCTGCGCGCCGTGCGCGAGGCGGAAAAGGCCCGCGTCGATGCCGCACTGCCGCGTGGCTATCTGCCGATCGAAGGTATCGCCGCTTACGATGCCGCCGTGCAAAAGCTGCTGCTCGGCAACGACTCGCCGCTGATCGCGGCCGGCCGCGTCGTCACGGCGCAGGCGCTGGGCGGCACGGGGGCGCTGAAGATCGGCGCGGACTTCCTGAAGCGCGTGAATCCGAACAGCAAGGTCGCGATCAGCGACCCGAGCTGGGAAAACCATCGCGCGCTGTTCGAAGGCGCGGGCTTCGTCGTCGAATCGTATCCGTACTATGACGCGCAGACGCACGGCGTGAACTTCGACGGCATGCTGAGTGCGCTGAACAGCTATGCGGCGGGCACGATCGTCGTGCTGCACGCGTGCTGCCACAACCCGACCGGCGTCGACCTGAGCGTCGAACAGTGGAAGCAGGTCGTCGAGGTCGTCAAGGCGCGCAATCTCGTGCCGTTCCTCGATATCGCCTACCAGGGTTTCGGCGACAACATCGAAGCGGACGCGGCAGCCGTGCGTCTGTTCGCGGCGCAGGAACTGAACGTGTTCGTGTCGTCGTCGTTCTCGAAGTCGTTCTCGCTGTACGGCGAGCGTGTCGGCGCACTGTCGATCATCACCTCGAGCAAGGAAGAAGCGGCGCGCGTGCTGTCGCAACTGAAGCGCGTGATCCGCACCAACTACTCGAACCCGCCGACGCACGGCGGCTCGGTGGTCGCGGCCGTGCTCGCGTCGCCGGAACTGCGCGCGACGTGGGAAAGCGAACTGGGCGAAATGCGCGACCGTATCCGCGCAATGCGCAATGGTCTCGTCGAGCGCCTGAAGGCAAGCGGCGTCGATCGTGACTTCAGCTTCGTGAACGCACAGCGCGGCATGTTTTCGTACTCGGGTCTGACGGCTGCGCAAGTGGATCGTCTGCGCGAAGAGTTCGGCATCTATGCGGTCAGCACCGGCCGTATCTGCGTGGCTGCGCTCAATACGCGCAACCTCGACGTCGTCGCCAACGCGATTGCTCACGTGCTCAAGTAA